The Anastrepha ludens isolate Willacy chromosome 2, idAnaLude1.1, whole genome shotgun sequence genome contains a region encoding:
- the LOC128864274 gene encoding uncharacterized protein LOC128864274, producing MAPGVPTTLQGNPNEQLDIPKWINEDYFLAVLGKDIPNFRKIISFKAIAATAPGENYCSIMVRVAIVAELTNSSTTQKTYILKTMLDAENSGSAITKNMNMFPREEQTYTVFLPKFMQLYQAAGLKVHFGPSCIHTEQTTERMTLVMEDLKVSNYANSDRQKGLDMPHMTSVLQKLAKMHAASARNFELNGAYGELYQNTFFTEANRAIYIRLRTARDPLVKEAMREWPLDGAEDYIKNFPSGEQLFEEGLRLNAIDPNEFNVLNHGDLWTNNIMFKHDAQGAIDDVLFVDFQSGKWGTPAIDLWFLIITSAAVDIKIKEFDRFIYIYHKQLNQSLRVLNYTKPLPTLKYLQMQMLKYGFWGFGTANSVLSGILLPVDKDASIENFMKPGPKGDALRSKAITNKFYSNAMCVILPFLRHKGLLDFQGE from the exons ATGGCACCAGGCGTCCCAACTACGCTGCAAGGCAATCCCAATGAGCAACTCGACATACCCAAGTGGATAAATGAAGATTATTTCTTAGCCGTCCTTGGAAAAGATATCCCAAACTTTAGGAAAATAATTAGCTTCAAGGCGATCGCCGCCACTGCGCCCGGAGAAAACTACTGCTCAATCATGGTGCGCGTTGCCATTGTGGCAGAATTGACAA ATTCTTCAACCACGCAGAAAacttatattttgaaaactatGTTGGATGCTGAAAATTCCGGATCGGCCATCACTAAGAACATGAATATGTTTCCGAGGGAGGAGCAGACGTACACGGTTTTTCTGCCAAAATTTATGCAACTTTACCAGGCAGCCGGACTGAAAGTGCACTTCGGGCCCAGCTGCATACACACCGAACAGACCACGGAGCGTATGACTTTGGTAATGGAAGACCTGAAAGTGAGTAACTATGCAAACAGCGATCGGCAGAAAGGTCTTGACATGCCGCACATGACAAGTGTGCTGCAAAAGCTAGCAAAAATGCATGCAGCCTCGGCGCGCAATTTCGAATTGAATGGCGCGTACGGCGAGTTAtatcaaaatacttttttcactGAGGCAAATCGTGCAATATACATACGATTACGCACGGCTAGAGATCCTCTGGTAAAGGAGGCAATGCGTGAGTGGCCGCTCGACGGTGCCGAAgattacattaaaaactttCCAAGCGGTGAACAATTATTTGAAGAGGGCTTGCGCCTGAACGCAATCGATCCCAATGAATTCAATGTGCTGAACCATGGTGATCTTTGGACTAATAATATTATGTTTAAACACGATGCGCAGGGAGCGATTGATGATGTGCTGTTTGTTGATTTCCAATCGGGGAAATGGGGTACACCTGCGATCGATCTTTGGTTCCTGATTATCACGTCAGCAGCCGTGGATATCAAAATCAAAGAATTCGAtcggtttatttatatttaccacAAGCAATTAAACCAGAGCTTGCGTGTACTAAACTACACAAAACCGTTGCCCACACTGAAATACTTGCAGATGCAAATGTTGAAATACGGATTCTGGG GTTTTGGCACAGCCAATAGTGTTTTGAGCGGCATTCTGTTGCCAGTGGATAAAGACGCCAGCATCGAAAACTTTATGAAGCCCGGACCCAAGGGTGATGCTCTCCGCTCGAAAGcgataacaaataaattttactcaaaCGCCATGTGCGTGATTTTACCATTCTTGCGCCACAAGGGTCTGCTCGACTTTCAAGGAGAATGA